The following DNA comes from Cucumis sativus cultivar 9930 chromosome 7, Cucumber_9930_V3, whole genome shotgun sequence.
ATTGGATGACTCATTATACAAACTGCACGAGCTACCTTTCCAACCTTTTTAACCTGTTGAATATTCAATAGAAAAGGATCGGcagatgaaaatatataagCAATTTTGCATATGAGGATCAGTCGTTGGCCTTCTGGTTAATGGTTCTCTTAACCGTGGAAGTTGATTCAGCCCAATAACTCATAGTTTAGTACTTTTTCGATGTCAAGAGTTACCTTGTCTGGCAGATACGATGGGTCACAAACAACTTTTTTGCATTTAGCAGTTTCTCCTTCGGAAGTCACACCATAAGCTTTACCATCACCAGCAAACTCAACCTGTTATTCGAAAATCAATTAGTCTCAAAAGAACTGAATGCTGGATGTTCAGAAGGAACTAATTTCTTCGCTAGcaacaatataatagaaagagaaaaatcaagaaaGTAGTATAGATAAACTTTTTTGTGAACAACATTAAGGTAGTGAATGAATTGTCACATTAAAGCAAATAACAGAAGTGTCGGTGGATGACTTGGCACTACGTTAAACTTCAAAGGCTAAGTTTCATTATAAACTTACCATGCTTTAATTCACTATTCAGAAGTCAAATATCACTGTTTCCTGCTTCAAAATAGCTAGAAATAACGGGAATAGGAGATGCATTTACTGCTAATCTATaactttttacctttttcagCAGAAATCAGTTACTTTTACCTTTCAAGTTGCTTAGTAGTTATTGATTTATGACGAACATGATGATAATCAGTAAATTTACAGAGCCTAGGCTAGAACGCAACTGTTAGCAAGGTACTTTATCAGTTTACCTTGCATTCTGGCTTGTTGAGCATGTAAGTTCCACCATAAACGGCACTTAAACGGGCAAATGCCtgccaaaattttaaaatagcacGATGAAAAATTTCCCTTGTATGATATTAAAAACTGAAAGTTATAAACATGCCTGAGGCAACTCTCCAAGTCCGTAGAGTGGATAGATATAGGGAGATCCTCCTTGGAAGCGCGCCAAGGATTCTGCGTAAAGCTATATACAACAAATGTCAATTCCTTTAAAGACAAGCACGTTACCATTCTGATATATTGCAGtgcaatattttcaaatatgttttctaAGTAAAGAACAAATGCACGGACGAAAGTAAAGAGTAAAAAGCATAAAAGATAGTTGTTTTTACCTTCATTCTCTTCACAAAATCTGATGCTGGCCCATTCAAATAGCTATCGTCAAAATGTAGTGCCAAAGCATGACCAATAAAGTCAATTGTATCATCTTCTAGTCCATACTTCCTGCAATACCAAATGCAGAAGAATGAGTGAAAAGTCTTTCTTcccataaaaataaaagtcacGTAAAATCTAGTTTAAAACTAGTATGGGGGACAAGACAAACTCACGTAATGAGTTCTCTAGCTGTAACTTTGCTTAAATCTAAACCTTCATGAGATTTTGGATCACTCTCATCATAATCTTGGACATAAATGAAGAACTTTCGAGCACGACGTTTCTCAAAAAGTCCCATGAGTGGTGACTTCAGAGCTTCAACATCAGTAGCTGGAACTTTGTAAACCTGAAGaatagaaggaagaaaaaaaagcagtGTGTTGACAGTTAACTTGATCAAATACACTAACAGCCtaacatttctttctttgttctttgtaattgttaagaaagaaacaaattaaaaataaaaaaatagaaacggGAAACTTTCGGTAAGCATTTAGTATACCTTTCCTTTGTTGTACACGAAACTACCATCAACAGCCTTGAAGTGTAGGTATTTGGTAACATCTGTGTGAATGAGAACTCGAACCAAACCGCCATTGGCCATCATGAACTATGGAGGAAGAAATGGACAGAAGCTCTCAGATCGACCGCAACACTCAAGTCCCTAATGATAACAGGTTTGttctaattttctgtttttataaattatgttTGTGATAGAACCTGAtatacttaaataaaaaagataatcgaaatacaaaataaatcaagtATTCGAGGTACGTGGAGCCTCCTAATCTTGAGATAACTCCCAAGCTCTAATtcatattccaaaatattGCTTACCTTTTCCATTCCTCTCcattctatttataaccaactTTCCTAACGAACTCCCTAACCAATTACTATCATTCATCTAATACCAATAAATAGTTATAATGTGGGAACTTGattactattttcaaaaaacataCGATGACAGTGGATAAATATGTACCTACCTTGGGTATCATATCAACATTGTACTCTTTGCTCAAGCCCAACTGTTCTGGAGGCTTATCATTCCCCCTGAAACGCTTCCAAAGCTGTATGGGGGAGGGGAGTGaaacatattaaatattaGAACAGAAAACTGGCAAAGggaataaaaattttaattaattgaaaacttaaaacaagAATTTGATTATAATGAACCTGTATAAGATTGAGAGAGGTTGATGCTCCTCCATAATAATCATTTCTATCCATATGAAGTACCTGTTCCAGAAGATTGATCACTCTCGTTTAATCCCAAAATCAAGAGGGAAAAACTAAATGTACTCTCCATGTTCAAGACCAGACCAGGATAAGAACAGATTCCTAAGGGAAACAAACTTTCGAAGAACAACTTATCCATCGCAGAAAAGTTGTTagttctaaaaacaaaattagcagctcaaaataaagaaattcaGGCATTGATACAATGCTGTCGAAATgttaaaacaataattcttAACTGGATTCAAAACATTTCGATTAAAAACTCATCAGTGATCGACAACAAATTAAGCTAGAACAAAAATTCCTCAAACAAAACTCATCCGTGGTTAACATTTACATAAAGCCAGCCTGAAGAGCTCAATCACTATCCAATACATCATTTACAACCTCCATTTATCATCGTCGCAAGATTTCATAAACAGATACATTTCACAGATCTATacaaaatccaaatccaaatcctAAGCAAAGCAAAACACAATTTCTTATCAACAGAGATTCAAGGACATGTACTATTGGAAAGTGATGAAGATGCAAAAcaggaaaaatagaaagaaaaaaaaaagaaaaagaaaaataacaagaGAATGAATAATACTTTAAGGCCGTCGACGGAGAGAAGGCCACTGAGAATGCATTCCTTAAGGCCGGTACCGAGAACAATAACGTCGTATTCTTCATCCATGGGAGCAggaaggaagaggaaaggaGAGATCgagagagaaatgaaagaaggaatagaaagaaaaagaagagagtggGGGTTTTGAAGTGGGAGATGAGGAGCAAGTCTTTAGCGGGAACCAACGAGAGTAACGGAAAACAAAGCAACTGCGTCCTCTTTTCACGCTATGACATGCACGTGCTTTTCACGCGCTACTATTATCAAATGACAaacctctttttctttttctttttttaatatcaatatttttgtaGAAATTTTGCTgtgtaaacatttttttattggtgcaattatttaaaatagtaaaataaattaaaatatttacaagttatatagcaaaaatttattttctatttctccAATGCCATTAGGGATATCACTAGCTATTTTGTCATCGGAGGAATGTTATAGcttcaaatttgctatttttgacaatttttattttattttagtggtataaaatatattaagagAACATAATCGACAACTCAATTTATTCTctcatgtttttattttggagaTTTCTTTTTGTCGCATATCGCGAGAATAGGCATACTCACTGTGAAGAGAACGAGGCATTTGTTCTACATGACAAGAATCAGTACAACTACGAGCTCATTCAATGACTCAgatttctttaaaaatctCATTGAACAAGAACTAtcttttttagtacaacacaATCGTAGAGGAAATGATCAAACATTCAACTTTTAGATAGGAAAGACATTCTAATTACTATTAAGTTGAAGCTcccttgtaaatatttatgagtATTTATTTGAGAAACGTGACTTTATTATGCgtcttgcattttttttaaaaaaagtagcaaaataaattataatatttacaagttatagcaaaattttatattctttcaaGAATAGAAACCGACAGACTTATcaatatcattaatagaagtatattagtgtctattattaatagaatctaaaaattttgctatatgttgaaaatattttgtcaaatttgctatttttgacaatttttcgATTAAATTTATGCATTTCTAAATAATATGCAACTTTATTaagtttgttaattaataagaATACGAAACAATAGATTTCACCATTCCAAATCTAATTGATAAATCGAGAGTACTACGtactcaattaaaaaaatcaacctttGAATTTGACCTCTACATGTTATTGAACTGAAAAAAAGTGGATAAGCAAAGTCGAAATTAATTAGAGCATTAATAAATTCACTTACATATCATAAATTGAAATcgtaattttctaaaattaatatcaatacGTACACGCAACATGTTCGTAATATGGCGCTATTTTGATTGCATTTACTATTACAAGGTGTTAAGTTAGGACTCCCCCTCTAAGCATTCATGAGGCATGTAAATAATACCATAACTTTCACGTACACATTTGAATTGTGCTTTTAAGTAAATAAGAAATCAATACGCTCACCTACTTTTAATTACATACTTGTACTAATCAAAATAAGCTTTATTCCTTCCATACCGAAAAGTTGGAAGCTTAAACCTTCCATCTCGCAATTgttatattg
Coding sequences within:
- the LOC101207318 gene encoding guanosine nucleotide diphosphate dissociation inhibitor At5g09550, whose translation is MDEEYDVIVLGTGLKECILSGLLSVDGLKVLHMDRNDYYGGASTSLNLIQLWKRFRGNDKPPEQLGLSKEYNVDMIPKFMMANGGLVRVLIHTDVTKYLHFKAVDGSFVYNKGKVYKVPATDVEALKSPLMGLFEKRRARKFFIYVQDYDESDPKSHEGLDLSKVTARELITKYGLEDDTIDFIGHALALHFDDSYLNGPASDFVKRMKLYAESLARFQGGSPYIYPLYGLGELPQAFARLSAVYGGTYMLNKPECKVEFAGDGKAYGVTSEGETAKCKKVVCDPSYLPDKVKKVGKVARAVCIMSHPIPDTNDSHSAQVILPQKQLGRKSDMYLFCCSYAHNVAPKGKFIAFVSTEAETDNPEVELKPGIDLLGPVDEIFYETYDRYVPINNHETDNCFISTSYDGSTHFESTVTDVLAMYSKITGKAVDLSVDLSAASAASEE